GCCGGTGATATTGTAAAACGGCTGCTTGATTTCGGAGTACATGCGCCGACAGTATACTTTCCTCTGATAGTTAAAGAGGCTTTGATGATAGAGCCGACGGAATCGGAATCGAAGTCATCAATCGAAAATTTCGTTAATATCATGAAGCAAATAGATGAAGAAATCGACACTGATCCCGAAATGTTGAAGAAAGCGCCGTATAACACCCCTGTGCGGAGATTGGACGAAGCCAGAGCTGTCAGACAATTGCGCATTACATGGGACGCTGTGGGAGAATAAATTCGACTACCAACCCGTCAAATATGGTTACCAGCTTCGATTAGAGAAGGGTGAGGAGATACATCGGTCTTTGAGAAAGTTTATTGAGCATGCCGGTATAAAAGGGGGTACGGTGGTCGGTTTGGGAGCAATGTCCTCTTACGTACTTGGATACTATGACATCCACAAGGAAGAGTACCAAAGGAAGGAGTATTCAGAAGAAGTAGAGCTTGTCTCCTGCGTAGGCAATATTGCTTATAAAGGTTCGGAGCCTATTACCCACCTTCACGCAGTAGTATCAAATCGTGAAATGGAAACGCGCGGAGGACATCTTTTTGAGGGAATAATCTCAGCGACGGGAGAATTTTCTATTATTGATTCCGATATTAGAATAGAACGGCTTAATATAGGAACCGGCTTACCGTTATTAGATTTACCGAATAAACTCTGAGTTTGACTTAAAGTATTACATCATATCCTTCCCCGTTTTATATTATTAATAAGTATCGAGTAAGACTTCAGTGTCAAACATGAACGATCAATTAGAAAAGTACTCCAAATCTTTAGAACAAAGTAGGCTTGAGATAAAAAAAACTCATTCCCGGGGAAGTACAGGTAATGAGACTTCAATCGCATTGACCGATTTAGCTGATGTTTGCCTAAGGGATCTAATTAAAGCGGAGGATATCAGTGACGCAATTATATCCGCTATCGGCGGATACGGAAGATGTCAGCTTTCACCATATTCGGATCTTGACTTGCTGATAGTACATTCTCAGAACACCGAATTATCGGAAGACTCAATAAAAAGTATTATCAGAACTTTATGGGATTTGGGATGGTCTGTCTCGAGTCTGTATCTGACCAGGGAAGAAATAACCGAAAAAGCGCACGCGGATATTCATTTTTTTTCATCTCTATTGGACTTAAGGATATTGCACGGCGACAAAGAAATATTAAAAGATCTACATACGGAGCTTTATGAAAAAGTATTTTCGATCGGATTCGAGAAATTCATGGATTGTAAACTCGAAGAAATAAACCGAAGACACATGAAATACGGAGCGACAAGCCGCATGCTTGAACCAAATGTTAAAGAGAGCGCCGGAGGCTTGAGGGACGTCCATTCTCTTATCTGGCTCAATATGAATCGTTCGATGCTTCCGTCGGTCAAACACGAAAAGGTTTATTCGAGGGTAGATTCTCATCTGAACGAAATATCAAAAGTCAGAAATTGGAATCCGTATCTAACCAAAAGATTAATTGAATCAAACGACTTGATGCTTCGAATAAGACATGAGATACACTATCAGAAGAGTGTGAAAAATGATCTCCTCGCGTTCGACGTCCGCGACAGTGTCGTGGAGAATTTGATCGTAGATGACACGGGGAATGGAATACATCGGTTCTTGAGAAACTACTATA
This genomic interval from Candidatus Neomarinimicrobiota bacterium contains the following:
- a CDS encoding DUF296 domain-containing protein produces the protein MRKFIEHAGIKGGTVVGLGAMSSYVLGYYDIHKEEYQRKEYSEEVELVSCVGNIAYKGSEPITHLHAVVSNREMETRGGHLFEGIISATGEFSIIDSDIRIERLNIGTGLPLLDLPNKL